In Solobacterium moorei, a single genomic region encodes these proteins:
- a CDS encoding ABC transporter ATP-binding protein, with the protein MIDLQNVSFQYADSNYGVTNINLVIKAGECVVLTGKSGCGKTTITRLINGLAPKYYKGTKKGSIRIAGKDIEMMPSYDIGKIVGSIFQDPQRQFFSSELEGEIAFGCENYGFSKFEIQKRTKDAIHKMRLENIGKISLDLLSSGEKQRAAVASVYAMHPEVFVFDEPTANLDKDGIIQMKNILMQLKKAGYTLLIAEHRLSWTEELADRYLYMKDGQIQHEYSSLEFSTMNDLERISKGLRRIINKPFTKQIAPPRTDNIAIQGERLSLKKNKKQILKNVDIFANEKSVTAITGNNGAGKTSLALILSGLEKLTEGNVYIHGEKAGYRELCKHTYYCSNDTGTQFFTESISKELLLGTKYDAENLENAKKLLKDMCLYEYKDSHPASLSGGQKQRLAVCCALLSGKDILILDEPTSGLDAENMFLIARELKKAAEKEKTILVITHDEEFMDACCEYRISIDKTQK; encoded by the coding sequence ATGATCGACTTACAGAATGTTTCCTTTCAGTATGCGGATAGCAATTATGGTGTGACGAATATAAATTTAGTGATAAAAGCCGGTGAATGTGTGGTTTTGACAGGAAAATCAGGATGTGGAAAAACGACCATTACAAGACTTATCAACGGTCTTGCTCCAAAATATTACAAAGGAACAAAAAAAGGCAGTATACGAATTGCAGGAAAAGATATTGAAATGATGCCGTCCTATGATATCGGTAAAATTGTTGGCAGCATATTTCAAGATCCTCAAAGACAATTCTTTTCATCAGAGCTTGAGGGTGAAATAGCATTTGGATGTGAAAATTACGGTTTCTCAAAGTTTGAAATTCAAAAAAGAACAAAGGATGCTATTCATAAGATGAGATTGGAAAACATAGGAAAGATTTCCTTAGATTTGCTTTCAAGTGGTGAAAAACAACGAGCAGCAGTAGCTTCTGTATATGCAATGCATCCGGAGGTTTTTGTGTTTGATGAGCCGACTGCAAATCTGGACAAAGACGGCATCATTCAAATGAAAAACATCCTTATGCAGTTAAAGAAAGCAGGATACACATTGCTGATTGCCGAGCATCGTCTCAGTTGGACAGAAGAACTTGCCGACAGGTATTTATATATGAAAGACGGACAGATACAGCATGAATATTCTTCTTTAGAATTTAGTACAATGAATGACTTGGAACGCATTTCAAAGGGACTTCGCCGTATTATAAATAAACCTTTTACAAAACAGATTGCCCCACCCCGAACGGACAATATTGCAATACAAGGAGAAAGGCTCTCTCTCAAGAAAAATAAAAAACAAATATTAAAAAATGTGGATATTTTTGCTAATGAGAAAAGTGTTACTGCAATCACAGGCAACAATGGTGCGGGAAAAACCAGTTTAGCTTTAATTTTAAGCGGACTTGAAAAATTAACAGAAGGTAATGTTTATATTCATGGTGAGAAGGCAGGGTACAGAGAACTTTGCAAACATACCTATTACTGTTCAAATGACACAGGGACACAATTTTTTACAGAAAGCATTTCAAAAGAACTTTTGCTTGGAACAAAATATGATGCAGAGAATTTAGAAAATGCAAAAAAATTGCTTAAGGATATGTGTTTATACGAATATAAAGATTCTCATCCTGCTTCCTTGTCGGGAGGTCAAAAACAAAGACTTGCAGTATGCTGTGCGTTGTTGTCAGGTAAAGATATTTTGATACTTGACGAACCGACCAGTGGCTTGGATGCCGAAAATATGTTTTTGATTGCAAGGGAACTAAAGAAAGCTGCAGAAAAAGAAAAAACTATTTTGGTAATCACTCATGATGAGGAATTTATGGATGCTTGCTGTGAATACAGAATAAGTATCGATAAAACGCAAAAATAA
- a CDS encoding MATE family efflux transporter, with the protein MDVRDKLLMENPWKLMIHLSLPAILGQLIVGLYAFVDSIYVGQMVGTDAMSAVSAASPFVLINNAIAVLLGIGSGSVLSRAIGKKDKETVDKIIGNLTFLVIVLSSVVMIIGIIFAPEFLRLSGAGGEVMEMGVSYLRTVYLGSIFVNFMQGANMVIRAEGRMGIAMGIMAAGAILNIILDPIFILFMPSRGPQAVAIATVISQISQALVTLIYFLKKSPVVRFHGIKPAKDLLPEIFSVGMSAMLMQIMMLVQMTVVYNTAVHFGGEKQIALMGAAQRVMQLAFVPIWGMSQGMQPAVGTNFGAKEYIRVKKLTNVFIIGSTCLAGFFFAIIEIFSVQILSAFITDSVIVSSGLSNFRLMYCIFPTYGMLIMTVTYFQAIGKAKQAGVLVILRQLALVIPLVLILPRFLNENVLGVWLALPLNDVVIILIAIILLISEYKRITKLAQEINKVNVGEIS; encoded by the coding sequence ATGGATGTTCGTGATAAATTACTTATGGAAAATCCTTGGAAATTGATGATTCATCTTAGTTTGCCGGCAATTTTGGGTCAACTGATAGTAGGATTATATGCCTTTGTCGATTCAATTTATGTCGGGCAAATGGTGGGAACCGATGCCATGAGTGCAGTTTCGGCGGCATCTCCGTTTGTATTAATCAATAATGCGATTGCTGTTCTTCTTGGGATAGGTTCGGGCTCTGTACTTTCTCGGGCAATCGGAAAAAAAGATAAAGAAACCGTGGATAAGATTATAGGAAATCTAACTTTCTTGGTAATCGTTTTATCATCAGTAGTTATGATTATCGGTATCATATTTGCTCCTGAATTTTTACGCTTATCTGGTGCCGGCGGTGAAGTGATGGAGATGGGTGTTTCTTATTTAAGAACAGTATATCTCGGCTCCATATTCGTAAATTTTATGCAGGGTGCAAATATGGTAATAAGGGCAGAGGGTCGCATGGGAATTGCAATGGGAATCATGGCGGCTGGTGCTATTTTAAATATTATATTAGATCCTATATTCATTCTGTTTATGCCATCTCGAGGACCGCAAGCTGTTGCAATCGCAACTGTGATTTCTCAAATCAGTCAAGCTTTGGTCACCTTAATATACTTCTTGAAAAAAAGTCCGGTGGTTCGTTTTCATGGGATAAAACCTGCAAAAGATTTATTACCTGAAATTTTTTCCGTGGGAATGAGCGCTATGCTCATGCAAATTATGATGTTGGTTCAAATGACAGTTGTATATAATACGGCAGTGCATTTTGGCGGAGAAAAGCAAATAGCTCTTATGGGAGCCGCTCAAAGAGTTATGCAGCTTGCATTTGTTCCGATATGGGGAATGAGTCAAGGGATGCAGCCCGCTGTCGGAACAAATTTCGGAGCAAAAGAATATATAAGGGTTAAAAAACTTACGAATGTATTTATTATAGGTTCTACTTGTCTTGCCGGATTTTTCTTTGCCATAATTGAAATTTTTTCAGTGCAGATATTATCTGCATTTATTACCGATTCAGTTATTGTAAGTTCAGGATTATCTAATTTTAGGCTTATGTACTGCATATTTCCTACTTATGGCATGCTCATAATGACAGTCACTTATTTTCAGGCTATCGGTAAAGCAAAGCAGGCAGGAGTATTGGTTATACTAAGGCAACTTGCGCTTGTAATCCCTTTAGTATTGATATTACCTCGTTTTCTGAACGAAAATGTTCTCGGAGTATGGCTGGCGTTGCCTTTGAATGATGTCGTTATAATTTTGATTGCCATTATATTGCTAATTAGTGAATACAAGCGCATTACTAAGCTTGCACAGGAAATAAACAAGGTTAATGTTGGTGAGATATCATGA
- a CDS encoding serine hydrolase domain-containing protein — translation MKKIVILSCFIAFAFVVLFPRSFIFAAEETEHYETVIDKVADAYIGKSVPGACVIVSEHGEIVFSKAYGYADLEKNIPMDPENTVFEWGSISKTFIWVGVMQLNEEGKIDLDADIRNYLPKGFLKNLHYDTPITMRHLMNHTAGFEEQLINLRYFESDKEFILAEVLSSHQPEQVFSPGKVSAYSNWGAALAAFIVERVSGQNYKEYVNEHILKPLDMNNTSIGPFQNDNPTILARKAVGYSFFEKGFRKEPNMYLRMYPAGGMNGSAGDLLNYAQELAKNNDKDNLLFNNPHTKKEMFTETYRSYGANSGLSHGFWQYANNPEMHGHEGGTYGFKTQIWVEPKNERAILILTNVMETEFCSEIMEKIAYTEADEKKIKENLDLKMLSGDYLPARSALKNVGKIQGKKQMISIRVTDGNRLCLTMPFEDKKQYYEQIDSNIFFCKDASPEEKILAFNINDGKVHSMSFRLAHDYIPATNTQGKIAFLFSLGTYISTTLLFLTLLIICIISTLQRWKRCMRHHIYLYICGAMLGISGITGMAHWFSIYEILAHELMIIIIAGWCFSIIGILCGGYAIFKERSIKNSGLLLIFIAQIFSAYYLGFLTVV, via the coding sequence ATGAAAAAAATCGTCATTTTGAGTTGTTTCATTGCTTTTGCCTTTGTCGTTTTATTTCCGCGTTCCTTTATTTTTGCTGCGGAAGAAACTGAACATTACGAAACTGTTATTGATAAAGTTGCGGATGCGTATATAGGTAAAAGCGTTCCAGGTGCATGTGTCATTGTATCTGAACACGGAGAAATTGTGTTTTCAAAAGCCTACGGATACGCTGATTTAGAAAAAAATATACCTATGGATCCTGAAAACACAGTTTTTGAATGGGGATCAATATCAAAAACCTTTATATGGGTAGGTGTGATGCAATTAAATGAAGAAGGAAAAATTGATTTGGATGCGGATATTCGCAACTATCTACCAAAAGGTTTTTTGAAAAATTTACACTATGATACACCTATTACAATGCGTCATCTCATGAATCATACGGCGGGCTTCGAGGAGCAGCTTATTAACCTTCGCTATTTTGAAAGTGATAAGGAATTTATATTAGCCGAAGTCTTGTCCTCACATCAACCCGAACAGGTATTTTCACCGGGCAAGGTAAGCGCATATTCTAACTGGGGCGCTGCATTAGCTGCATTTATTGTAGAAAGAGTGAGTGGTCAAAATTACAAAGAATATGTAAATGAACACATTTTGAAACCTTTAGATATGAACAATACATCGATAGGTCCATTTCAAAATGATAATCCTACGATTTTGGCAAGAAAGGCAGTCGGTTATTCTTTTTTTGAAAAGGGATTCCGCAAAGAACCGAATATGTATTTAAGAATGTACCCTGCTGGTGGAATGAATGGCTCAGCTGGGGATTTGTTGAATTATGCACAAGAGCTGGCTAAAAATAATGATAAAGATAATCTATTGTTTAATAATCCTCATACTAAAAAAGAAATGTTTACAGAAACCTATCGCTCCTATGGTGCAAATTCAGGTTTATCTCACGGCTTCTGGCAATATGCGAATAATCCGGAAATGCATGGACATGAAGGTGGAACATACGGATTCAAAACACAAATATGGGTAGAACCGAAAAATGAGAGAGCAATTTTAATATTGACAAATGTAATGGAGACGGAGTTTTGCTCGGAGATTATGGAAAAAATTGCATATACAGAAGCTGATGAAAAAAAGATAAAAGAAAATTTAGATCTCAAGATGTTAAGCGGAGATTATCTTCCTGCCCGCTCTGCATTGAAAAATGTTGGAAAAATACAAGGGAAAAAGCAAATGATTTCCATTAGAGTGACAGATGGAAATCGTCTTTGTCTTACCATGCCATTTGAAGATAAAAAGCAATATTACGAACAAATAGATTCTAACATTTTCTTTTGCAAGGATGCGAGTCCTGAAGAAAAAATACTTGCTTTTAATATAAATGACGGCAAAGTACATTCTATGAGCTTTAGATTAGCTCATGATTATATCCCTGCCACTAACACACAAGGGAAAATAGCATTTTTGTTCAGCTTGGGAACTTATATATCAACCACATTATTATTTTTAACATTACTGATTATATGCATCATTTCAACGCTACAAAGGTGGAAGAGATGTATGCGACATCATATATATCTATATATTTGTGGAGCTATGCTTGGGATTTCTGGAATTACAGGAATGGCTCATTGGTTTTCAATATATGAAATTCTTGCTCATGAACTTATGATTATTATTATTGCTGGATGGTGTTTTAGTATTATAGGGATTTTATGTGGAGGGTATGCAATTTTCAAAGAAAGAAGTATCAAAAACAGTGGATTACTACTAATATTTATAGCTCAGATTTTTTCGGCATATTATCTTGGGTTTTTAACTGTTGTATAG
- a CDS encoding sigma factor-like helix-turn-helix DNA-binding protein produces the protein MAKEYYLYVRGQKVKVSEDIYKVYWREKEHEKYLEQVDRKNHLLFFSSLDHDGNFVDNIADESVDVAKIVETQMMIEAVRNAISKLNDEERDIIERLYFNDETLSSIARGKKVSYQAIQWRKNSILKKLSVLLEEFMK, from the coding sequence ATGGCAAAAGAGTATTACCTTTATGTCAGAGGGCAAAAGGTAAAAGTCAGTGAAGATATTTATAAAGTCTACTGGCGAGAAAAAGAACACGAGAAGTATTTAGAGCAGGTGGACAGAAAAAACCACCTGCTTTTCTTTTCCTCTTTGGATCATGATGGGAATTTTGTAGATAACATCGCTGATGAAAGCGTTGATGTAGCAAAGATTGTTGAAACACAGATGATGATTGAGGCAGTCAGAAATGCTATATCAAAACTAAACGATGAGGAAAGGGACATCATAGAGCGTTTGTATTTCAATGATGAAACGCTATCAAGCATAGCGAGAGGTAAGAAAGTGAGCTATCAAGCTATACAATGGCGAAAAAATAGCATTCTTAAAAAACTAAGTGTGCTATTGGAAGAATTTATGAAGTAA
- a CDS encoding SHOCT domain-containing protein, with translation MNNELLKYSLQLSMLSMLLSKHLLSDIEYKKIKIKLMKKYNIPTELYL, from the coding sequence ATGAATAATGAATTATTAAAATACAGCCTCCAATTATCTATGCTGTCTATGTTACTTTCTAAGCACTTACTCAGCGATATTGAATATAAAAAGATAAAAATTAAATTGATGAAAAAGTATAACATTCCCACAGAATTATATTTATAA
- a CDS encoding recombinase family protein, with product MKRDVKVIKGDTTLKRTASGCVERSIKRVAAYCRVSTDTEDQINSYNSQVEHYTDFIKQNNEWTLAGIYADEAITGTQVDRRIDFQRLINDCMNGDIDMIITKSISRFARNTLDTLKYVRKLKEFNVAVFFEEENINTLTMDGELLLTILSSVAQQEVENISANVKKGLRMKMERGEMVGFQGCLGYDYDPETKSISINEKEAEIVRYIFRRYIEGVGGMVISRELEEQGYLSPRGNKRWTETTVLGIIKNEKYKGDLMMGKTYTVDPISKRRLDNFGEQDKFYIENHHEPIISEEDFEKAQGIRLRRSKNRNTVANNGGKREKYSRKYAFSSMLECGFCGHNLSRRNWHSSSEYTKVIWQCVNATKNGKKYCPHSKGIEEEAIEKAFMESYRQVCHNNVEITNEFLKTVEEELKDNSLAKDLKKISNQLDKIIKKEKDLVELRLNESISMDIYQDKYNEIAISKEKLLAEKRTLEVTLTDEKALKKRLEGFKKLLESNKYLEEFDRAVFESIVDKIIIGGTNDEGEIDPAMITIIYKTGKKDSQDGRLFKSRRKNAKEVNEETDNKLYPHSSDEVNNLYSYPINNTYRETLTVCTPNS from the coding sequence GTGAAAAGAGATGTAAAAGTTATTAAAGGTGATACCACACTGAAAAGAACTGCATCAGGCTGTGTAGAGCGCTCAATAAAGAGGGTAGCAGCTTATTGCAGAGTCAGCACGGATACCGAAGATCAAATTAACAGCTATAATTCTCAAGTAGAACACTACACAGATTTTATAAAGCAAAATAATGAGTGGACACTTGCGGGGATATATGCTGACGAGGCGATAACAGGAACACAGGTTGATCGAAGAATTGACTTTCAAAGGTTAATAAATGACTGTATGAACGGCGATATAGATATGATAATTACAAAGTCTATATCAAGATTTGCAAGAAATACATTAGACACCTTAAAGTATGTAAGAAAGTTGAAAGAGTTTAATGTTGCGGTCTTTTTTGAAGAGGAAAACATAAACACCTTAACAATGGACGGAGAGTTGCTTTTAACAATTTTAAGTTCAGTTGCGCAACAGGAAGTAGAGAACATTTCAGCCAATGTCAAAAAAGGTTTGAGAATGAAGATGGAAAGAGGAGAAATGGTCGGCTTTCAAGGGTGTTTAGGCTATGACTATGATCCGGAAACTAAAAGCATTTCTATCAATGAAAAAGAAGCTGAGATTGTAAGATATATTTTCAGAAGATATATTGAAGGTGTTGGCGGTATGGTAATCTCCAGAGAACTTGAAGAACAAGGATATTTATCGCCAAGAGGAAATAAAAGATGGACGGAAACAACAGTTTTAGGAATCATAAAAAACGAGAAATATAAAGGGGATCTTATGATGGGAAAGACCTATACGGTTGATCCTATTTCAAAGAGAAGATTGGATAATTTCGGAGAACAGGATAAGTTTTATATAGAGAACCATCACGAGCCAATCATTTCGGAAGAAGATTTTGAAAAAGCTCAAGGTATTAGATTAAGAAGGTCAAAAAACAGAAATACCGTTGCTAATAATGGCGGTAAGAGAGAAAAGTATTCAAGAAAATATGCTTTTAGCAGCATGCTTGAATGTGGATTTTGCGGTCATAATCTTTCAAGAAGAAATTGGCATTCGAGTTCAGAGTATACAAAAGTTATATGGCAGTGTGTCAATGCTACTAAAAACGGAAAGAAGTATTGTCCGCATAGTAAAGGGATTGAAGAAGAAGCAATAGAAAAAGCATTTATGGAAAGTTATCGTCAAGTATGCCACAATAATGTAGAAATTACCAACGAATTCCTTAAAACTGTTGAAGAAGAATTGAAAGACAATAGTTTAGCTAAAGACTTGAAGAAGATAAGCAATCAACTTGATAAAATAATAAAGAAAGAAAAAGATCTTGTTGAATTAAGGCTGAATGAGTCAATCAGCATGGATATATATCAGGACAAGTATAATGAAATAGCCATTAGCAAAGAGAAATTACTTGCAGAAAAAAGGACTTTAGAAGTAACACTTACTGATGAAAAAGCATTGAAGAAAAGGCTTGAGGGTTTTAAAAAATTACTTGAATCCAATAAATACCTTGAGGAATTTGATAGGGCAGTATTTGAAAGTATAGTAGATAAAATCATCATTGGGGGAACTAACGATGAAGGTGAAATTGATCCTGCAATGATTACTATCATATATAAGACTGGAAAAAAAGATTCTCAGGACGGAAGATTATTTAAGAGCAGAAGAAAAAATGCCAAGGAAGTTAATGAGGAAACTGACAACAAATTGTATCCTCATTCAAGCGACGAGGTTAATAATTTGTATTCCTATCCTATTAACAACACATACCGTGAAACTTTGACGGTATGCACACCTAATTCCTGA